One Pseudorasbora parva isolate DD20220531a chromosome 4, ASM2467924v1, whole genome shotgun sequence genomic region harbors:
- the LOC137073480 gene encoding eukaryotic translation initiation factor 3 subunit B-like isoform X3: protein MQYTLNMAAESEFDEEEEPLFSDPEDFVEDTDDEELLEDVLTERPLEADGIDSVVVVDNVPQVGPERQEKLKNVIHKIFSKFGKITNDFYPEAAGTTKGYMNISDQWETPEKQPFKDFGNMRHWLEDADCRDQYSVIYESGERTAIFSNDPKEPMLDEERARWTETYVRWSPKGTYLATFHQRGIALWGGEKFKQIQRFSHQGVSLIDFSPCERYVVTFSPLMDTKEDPQAIIIWDILTGHKKRGFHCESSAHWPIFKWSQDGKFFARMTQDTLSIYETPSMGLLDKKSLKISGIKDFSWSPGDNIIAFWVPEEKDIPARVTLMQFPSRLEIRVRNLFNVVDCKLHWQRQGDYLCVKVDRTPRGTQGVVTNFEIFRMREKQVPVDVVEMKESIIAFAWEPNGSKFAVLHGESPRINASFYHVKSNGKIELIKMFDKQQANSIFWSPQGQFMVLAGLRSMNGALTFVDTSDCTIMYMAEHYMASDVEWDPTGRYVVTSVSWWSHKVDNAYWLWTFQGRLLQKNNKDRFCQLLWRPRPPSLLSQEQIKAIKKDLKKYSKIFEQKDRLSQSKASKELVDKRRLMMEEYRQYKDSAIQLYNQQRELRLQLRGGVDTDELDSNVEDWEEETIEFFINEEIIPLGELE from the exons ATGCAGTATACTTTAAATATGGCGGCTGAATCTGAATTTGATGAAGAAGAGGAGCCTTTGTTCAGCGATCCGGAGGATTTTGTGGAAGACACCGATGATGAAG AATTGTTGGAGGACGTTTTAACGGAGAGACCTTTGGAGGCTGATGGGATTGATTCGGTGGTCGTGGTGGACAATGTTCCACAGGTGGGCCCTGAACGTCAGGAGAAACTGAAAAATGTCATCCATAAAATCTTCTCCAAGTTTGGAAAAATCACTAACGACTTTTACCCTGAAGCGGCTGGGACCACCAAAGG GTACATGAACATCAGTGACCAGTGGgaaacccctgaaaaacagccATTTAAAGACTTT GGAAACATGAGGCACTGGCTTGAGGATGCCGACTGTCGGGATCAGTACAGTGTAATCTATGAATCGGGAGAAAGAACTGCCATATTTTCCAATGACCCGAAGGAGCCGATGCTGGATGAAGAGAGAGCT CGCTGGACAGAGACTTATGTCCGCTGGTCACCCAAAGGGACGTACCTGGCCACTTTTCACCAACGAGGAATTGCATTGTGGGGTGGAGAGAAATTCAAGCAGATACAAAGATTCAGCCACCAGGGTGTGTCTCTCATTGACTTCTCCCCGTGCGAGAG GTACGTGGTGACGTTCAGCCCACTGATGGACACTAAAGAGGACCCTCAAGCCATCATCATCTGGGACATCCTGACCGGACATAAGAAACGAGGCTTCCATTGTGAGAGTTCGGCACACTGGCCTATTTTTAA GTGGAGTCAGGATGGAAAATTCTTTGCCAGAATGACACAAGATACTCTCAGCATCTATGAAACCCCA TCAATGGGTCTGCTAGATAAGAAGAGTTTGAAAATAAGTGGAATAAA AGATTTCTCCTGGTCACCGGGAGACAATATCATTGCCTTTTGGGTCCCTGAAGAGAAGGACATTCCAGCCAGGGTAACGCTCATGCAGTTCCCATCCCGTTTAGAGATTCGGGTGCGGAATCTTTTCAACGTGGTGGACTGCAAGCTACACTGGCAACGGCAAGGTGACTACTTGTGTGTGAAGGTGGATCGAACGCCCAGAGGAACACAG GGTGTCGTTACAAACTTTGAGATTTTCCGCATGAGAGAGAAACAGGTTCCTGTTGATGTGGTGGAGATGAAAG AGAGCATCATTGCATTTGCCTGGGAGCCCAATGGCAGCAAGTTTGCAGTACTACATGGAGAATCACCCAGAATAAACGCATCATTTTACCACGTCAAAAGCAACGGCAAGATTGAGCTCATCA AGATGTTTGATAAGCAGCAGGCCAACAGTATCTTTTGGAGTCCTCAGGGTCAGTTCATGGTACTGGCAGGACTGCGGAG TATGAACGGTGCACTTACATTTGTGGACACGTCAGATTGTACCATTATGTATATGGCGGAGCATTACATGGCCTCTGATGTGGAATGGGACCCTACAGGCAGATATGTGGTCACTTCTGTTTCCTGGTGGAGCCACAAA GTGGACAATGCATACTGGCTTTGGACATTCCAGGGACGCCTTCTGCAAAAGAACAACAAAGACAGATTCTGCCAGTTGTTATGGAGACCACGCCCTCCTTCTTTACTCAGTCAAGAGCAAATAAAG GCCATTAAAAAGGACCTCAAGAAGTATTCAAAAATCTTTGAGCAAAAGGATAGATTGAGCCAGTCCAAAGCTTCCAAG GAGTTAGTGGACAAACGTCGTCTGATGATGGAGGAATATAGGCAGTACAAAGACAGTGCCATTCAGCTTTACAACCAGCAGAGAGAGCTGCGCCTTCAGCTCAGAGGAG GTGTGGACACAGATGAACTGGACAGTAATGTGGAGGACTGGGAAGAAGAAACCATTGAGTTCTTCATCAATGAAGAGATCATTCCTCTCGGAGAACTGGAGTAG
- the LOC137073480 gene encoding eukaryotic translation initiation factor 3 subunit B-like isoform X1, protein MQYTLNMAAESEFDEEEEPLFSDPEDFVEDTDDEELLEDVLTERPLEADGIDSVVVVDNVPQVGPERQEKLKNVIHKIFSKFGKITNDFYPEAAGTTKGYVFLEFASPNQALEAVKNADGYKLDKQHTFRVNLFTDFDKYMNISDQWETPEKQPFKDFGNMRHWLEDADCRDQYSVIYESGERTAIFSNDPKEPMLDEERARWTETYVRWSPKGTYLATFHQRGIALWGGEKFKQIQRFSHQGVSLIDFSPCERYVVTFSPLMDTKEDPQAIIIWDILTGHKKRGFHCESSAHWPIFKWSQDGKFFARMTQDTLSIYETPSMGLLDKKSLKISGIKDFSWSPGDNIIAFWVPEEKDIPARVTLMQFPSRLEIRVRNLFNVVDCKLHWQRQGDYLCVKVDRTPRGTQGVVTNFEIFRMREKQVPVDVVEMKESIIAFAWEPNGSKFAVLHGESPRINASFYHVKSNGKIELIKMFDKQQANSIFWSPQGQFMVLAGLRSMNGALTFVDTSDCTIMYMAEHYMASDVEWDPTGRYVVTSVSWWSHKVDNAYWLWTFQGRLLQKNNKDRFCQLLWRPRPPSLLSQEQIKAIKKDLKKYSKIFEQKDRLSQSKASKELVDKRRLMMEEYRQYKDSAIQLYNQQRELRLQLRGGVDTDELDSNVEDWEEETIEFFINEEIIPLGELE, encoded by the exons ATGCAGTATACTTTAAATATGGCGGCTGAATCTGAATTTGATGAAGAAGAGGAGCCTTTGTTCAGCGATCCGGAGGATTTTGTGGAAGACACCGATGATGAAG AATTGTTGGAGGACGTTTTAACGGAGAGACCTTTGGAGGCTGATGGGATTGATTCGGTGGTCGTGGTGGACAATGTTCCACAGGTGGGCCCTGAACGTCAGGAGAAACTGAAAAATGTCATCCATAAAATCTTCTCCAAGTTTGGAAAAATCACTAACGACTTTTACCCTGAAGCGGCTGGGACCACCAAAGG GTATGTCTTTCTGGAGTTTGCGTCCCCTAACCAGGCTCTGGAAGCAGTTAAGAATGCAGATGGTTACAAGCTGGACAAACAACACACATTCAGAGTAAATCTGTTCACCGATTTTGATAA GTACATGAACATCAGTGACCAGTGGgaaacccctgaaaaacagccATTTAAAGACTTT GGAAACATGAGGCACTGGCTTGAGGATGCCGACTGTCGGGATCAGTACAGTGTAATCTATGAATCGGGAGAAAGAACTGCCATATTTTCCAATGACCCGAAGGAGCCGATGCTGGATGAAGAGAGAGCT CGCTGGACAGAGACTTATGTCCGCTGGTCACCCAAAGGGACGTACCTGGCCACTTTTCACCAACGAGGAATTGCATTGTGGGGTGGAGAGAAATTCAAGCAGATACAAAGATTCAGCCACCAGGGTGTGTCTCTCATTGACTTCTCCCCGTGCGAGAG GTACGTGGTGACGTTCAGCCCACTGATGGACACTAAAGAGGACCCTCAAGCCATCATCATCTGGGACATCCTGACCGGACATAAGAAACGAGGCTTCCATTGTGAGAGTTCGGCACACTGGCCTATTTTTAA GTGGAGTCAGGATGGAAAATTCTTTGCCAGAATGACACAAGATACTCTCAGCATCTATGAAACCCCA TCAATGGGTCTGCTAGATAAGAAGAGTTTGAAAATAAGTGGAATAAA AGATTTCTCCTGGTCACCGGGAGACAATATCATTGCCTTTTGGGTCCCTGAAGAGAAGGACATTCCAGCCAGGGTAACGCTCATGCAGTTCCCATCCCGTTTAGAGATTCGGGTGCGGAATCTTTTCAACGTGGTGGACTGCAAGCTACACTGGCAACGGCAAGGTGACTACTTGTGTGTGAAGGTGGATCGAACGCCCAGAGGAACACAG GGTGTCGTTACAAACTTTGAGATTTTCCGCATGAGAGAGAAACAGGTTCCTGTTGATGTGGTGGAGATGAAAG AGAGCATCATTGCATTTGCCTGGGAGCCCAATGGCAGCAAGTTTGCAGTACTACATGGAGAATCACCCAGAATAAACGCATCATTTTACCACGTCAAAAGCAACGGCAAGATTGAGCTCATCA AGATGTTTGATAAGCAGCAGGCCAACAGTATCTTTTGGAGTCCTCAGGGTCAGTTCATGGTACTGGCAGGACTGCGGAG TATGAACGGTGCACTTACATTTGTGGACACGTCAGATTGTACCATTATGTATATGGCGGAGCATTACATGGCCTCTGATGTGGAATGGGACCCTACAGGCAGATATGTGGTCACTTCTGTTTCCTGGTGGAGCCACAAA GTGGACAATGCATACTGGCTTTGGACATTCCAGGGACGCCTTCTGCAAAAGAACAACAAAGACAGATTCTGCCAGTTGTTATGGAGACCACGCCCTCCTTCTTTACTCAGTCAAGAGCAAATAAAG GCCATTAAAAAGGACCTCAAGAAGTATTCAAAAATCTTTGAGCAAAAGGATAGATTGAGCCAGTCCAAAGCTTCCAAG GAGTTAGTGGACAAACGTCGTCTGATGATGGAGGAATATAGGCAGTACAAAGACAGTGCCATTCAGCTTTACAACCAGCAGAGAGAGCTGCGCCTTCAGCTCAGAGGAG GTGTGGACACAGATGAACTGGACAGTAATGTGGAGGACTGGGAAGAAGAAACCATTGAGTTCTTCATCAATGAAGAGATCATTCCTCTCGGAGAACTGGAGTAG
- the LOC137073480 gene encoding eukaryotic translation initiation factor 3 subunit B-like isoform X2: protein MQYTLNMAAESEFDEEEEPLFSDPEDFVEDTDDEELLEDVLTERPLEADGIDSVVVVDNVPQVGPERQEKLKNVIHKIFSKFGKITNDFYPEAAGTTKGYVFLEFASPNQALEAVKNADGYKLDKQHTFRGNMRHWLEDADCRDQYSVIYESGERTAIFSNDPKEPMLDEERARWTETYVRWSPKGTYLATFHQRGIALWGGEKFKQIQRFSHQGVSLIDFSPCERYVVTFSPLMDTKEDPQAIIIWDILTGHKKRGFHCESSAHWPIFKWSQDGKFFARMTQDTLSIYETPSMGLLDKKSLKISGIKDFSWSPGDNIIAFWVPEEKDIPARVTLMQFPSRLEIRVRNLFNVVDCKLHWQRQGDYLCVKVDRTPRGTQGVVTNFEIFRMREKQVPVDVVEMKESIIAFAWEPNGSKFAVLHGESPRINASFYHVKSNGKIELIKMFDKQQANSIFWSPQGQFMVLAGLRSMNGALTFVDTSDCTIMYMAEHYMASDVEWDPTGRYVVTSVSWWSHKVDNAYWLWTFQGRLLQKNNKDRFCQLLWRPRPPSLLSQEQIKAIKKDLKKYSKIFEQKDRLSQSKASKELVDKRRLMMEEYRQYKDSAIQLYNQQRELRLQLRGGVDTDELDSNVEDWEEETIEFFINEEIIPLGELE from the exons ATGCAGTATACTTTAAATATGGCGGCTGAATCTGAATTTGATGAAGAAGAGGAGCCTTTGTTCAGCGATCCGGAGGATTTTGTGGAAGACACCGATGATGAAG AATTGTTGGAGGACGTTTTAACGGAGAGACCTTTGGAGGCTGATGGGATTGATTCGGTGGTCGTGGTGGACAATGTTCCACAGGTGGGCCCTGAACGTCAGGAGAAACTGAAAAATGTCATCCATAAAATCTTCTCCAAGTTTGGAAAAATCACTAACGACTTTTACCCTGAAGCGGCTGGGACCACCAAAGG GTATGTCTTTCTGGAGTTTGCGTCCCCTAACCAGGCTCTGGAAGCAGTTAAGAATGCAGATGGTTACAAGCTGGACAAACAACACACATTCAGA GGAAACATGAGGCACTGGCTTGAGGATGCCGACTGTCGGGATCAGTACAGTGTAATCTATGAATCGGGAGAAAGAACTGCCATATTTTCCAATGACCCGAAGGAGCCGATGCTGGATGAAGAGAGAGCT CGCTGGACAGAGACTTATGTCCGCTGGTCACCCAAAGGGACGTACCTGGCCACTTTTCACCAACGAGGAATTGCATTGTGGGGTGGAGAGAAATTCAAGCAGATACAAAGATTCAGCCACCAGGGTGTGTCTCTCATTGACTTCTCCCCGTGCGAGAG GTACGTGGTGACGTTCAGCCCACTGATGGACACTAAAGAGGACCCTCAAGCCATCATCATCTGGGACATCCTGACCGGACATAAGAAACGAGGCTTCCATTGTGAGAGTTCGGCACACTGGCCTATTTTTAA GTGGAGTCAGGATGGAAAATTCTTTGCCAGAATGACACAAGATACTCTCAGCATCTATGAAACCCCA TCAATGGGTCTGCTAGATAAGAAGAGTTTGAAAATAAGTGGAATAAA AGATTTCTCCTGGTCACCGGGAGACAATATCATTGCCTTTTGGGTCCCTGAAGAGAAGGACATTCCAGCCAGGGTAACGCTCATGCAGTTCCCATCCCGTTTAGAGATTCGGGTGCGGAATCTTTTCAACGTGGTGGACTGCAAGCTACACTGGCAACGGCAAGGTGACTACTTGTGTGTGAAGGTGGATCGAACGCCCAGAGGAACACAG GGTGTCGTTACAAACTTTGAGATTTTCCGCATGAGAGAGAAACAGGTTCCTGTTGATGTGGTGGAGATGAAAG AGAGCATCATTGCATTTGCCTGGGAGCCCAATGGCAGCAAGTTTGCAGTACTACATGGAGAATCACCCAGAATAAACGCATCATTTTACCACGTCAAAAGCAACGGCAAGATTGAGCTCATCA AGATGTTTGATAAGCAGCAGGCCAACAGTATCTTTTGGAGTCCTCAGGGTCAGTTCATGGTACTGGCAGGACTGCGGAG TATGAACGGTGCACTTACATTTGTGGACACGTCAGATTGTACCATTATGTATATGGCGGAGCATTACATGGCCTCTGATGTGGAATGGGACCCTACAGGCAGATATGTGGTCACTTCTGTTTCCTGGTGGAGCCACAAA GTGGACAATGCATACTGGCTTTGGACATTCCAGGGACGCCTTCTGCAAAAGAACAACAAAGACAGATTCTGCCAGTTGTTATGGAGACCACGCCCTCCTTCTTTACTCAGTCAAGAGCAAATAAAG GCCATTAAAAAGGACCTCAAGAAGTATTCAAAAATCTTTGAGCAAAAGGATAGATTGAGCCAGTCCAAAGCTTCCAAG GAGTTAGTGGACAAACGTCGTCTGATGATGGAGGAATATAGGCAGTACAAAGACAGTGCCATTCAGCTTTACAACCAGCAGAGAGAGCTGCGCCTTCAGCTCAGAGGAG GTGTGGACACAGATGAACTGGACAGTAATGTGGAGGACTGGGAAGAAGAAACCATTGAGTTCTTCATCAATGAAGAGATCATTCCTCTCGGAGAACTGGAGTAG
- the LOC137073480 gene encoding eukaryotic translation initiation factor 3 subunit B-like isoform X4, translated as MSSIKSSPSLEKSLTTFTLKRLGPPKGMSFWSLRPLTRLWKQLRMQMVTSWTNNTHSEYMNISDQWETPEKQPFKDFGNMRHWLEDADCRDQYSVIYESGERTAIFSNDPKEPMLDEERARWTETYVRWSPKGTYLATFHQRGIALWGGEKFKQIQRFSHQGVSLIDFSPCERYVVTFSPLMDTKEDPQAIIIWDILTGHKKRGFHCESSAHWPIFKWSQDGKFFARMTQDTLSIYETPSMGLLDKKSLKISGIKDFSWSPGDNIIAFWVPEEKDIPARVTLMQFPSRLEIRVRNLFNVVDCKLHWQRQGDYLCVKVDRTPRGTQGVVTNFEIFRMREKQVPVDVVEMKESIIAFAWEPNGSKFAVLHGESPRINASFYHVKSNGKIELIKMFDKQQANSIFWSPQGQFMVLAGLRSMNGALTFVDTSDCTIMYMAEHYMASDVEWDPTGRYVVTSVSWWSHKVDNAYWLWTFQGRLLQKNNKDRFCQLLWRPRPPSLLSQEQIKAIKKDLKKYSKIFEQKDRLSQSKASKELVDKRRLMMEEYRQYKDSAIQLYNQQRELRLQLRGGVDTDELDSNVEDWEEETIEFFINEEIIPLGELE; from the exons ATGTCATCCATAAAATCTTCTCCAAGTTTGGAAAAATCACTAACGACTTTTACCCTGAAGCGGCTGGGACCACCAAAGG GTATGTCTTTCTGGAGTTTGCGTCCCCTAACCAGGCTCTGGAAGCAGTTAAGAATGCAGATGGTTACAAGCTGGACAAACAACACACATTCAGA GTACATGAACATCAGTGACCAGTGGgaaacccctgaaaaacagccATTTAAAGACTTT GGAAACATGAGGCACTGGCTTGAGGATGCCGACTGTCGGGATCAGTACAGTGTAATCTATGAATCGGGAGAAAGAACTGCCATATTTTCCAATGACCCGAAGGAGCCGATGCTGGATGAAGAGAGAGCT CGCTGGACAGAGACTTATGTCCGCTGGTCACCCAAAGGGACGTACCTGGCCACTTTTCACCAACGAGGAATTGCATTGTGGGGTGGAGAGAAATTCAAGCAGATACAAAGATTCAGCCACCAGGGTGTGTCTCTCATTGACTTCTCCCCGTGCGAGAG GTACGTGGTGACGTTCAGCCCACTGATGGACACTAAAGAGGACCCTCAAGCCATCATCATCTGGGACATCCTGACCGGACATAAGAAACGAGGCTTCCATTGTGAGAGTTCGGCACACTGGCCTATTTTTAA GTGGAGTCAGGATGGAAAATTCTTTGCCAGAATGACACAAGATACTCTCAGCATCTATGAAACCCCA TCAATGGGTCTGCTAGATAAGAAGAGTTTGAAAATAAGTGGAATAAA AGATTTCTCCTGGTCACCGGGAGACAATATCATTGCCTTTTGGGTCCCTGAAGAGAAGGACATTCCAGCCAGGGTAACGCTCATGCAGTTCCCATCCCGTTTAGAGATTCGGGTGCGGAATCTTTTCAACGTGGTGGACTGCAAGCTACACTGGCAACGGCAAGGTGACTACTTGTGTGTGAAGGTGGATCGAACGCCCAGAGGAACACAG GGTGTCGTTACAAACTTTGAGATTTTCCGCATGAGAGAGAAACAGGTTCCTGTTGATGTGGTGGAGATGAAAG AGAGCATCATTGCATTTGCCTGGGAGCCCAATGGCAGCAAGTTTGCAGTACTACATGGAGAATCACCCAGAATAAACGCATCATTTTACCACGTCAAAAGCAACGGCAAGATTGAGCTCATCA AGATGTTTGATAAGCAGCAGGCCAACAGTATCTTTTGGAGTCCTCAGGGTCAGTTCATGGTACTGGCAGGACTGCGGAG TATGAACGGTGCACTTACATTTGTGGACACGTCAGATTGTACCATTATGTATATGGCGGAGCATTACATGGCCTCTGATGTGGAATGGGACCCTACAGGCAGATATGTGGTCACTTCTGTTTCCTGGTGGAGCCACAAA GTGGACAATGCATACTGGCTTTGGACATTCCAGGGACGCCTTCTGCAAAAGAACAACAAAGACAGATTCTGCCAGTTGTTATGGAGACCACGCCCTCCTTCTTTACTCAGTCAAGAGCAAATAAAG GCCATTAAAAAGGACCTCAAGAAGTATTCAAAAATCTTTGAGCAAAAGGATAGATTGAGCCAGTCCAAAGCTTCCAAG GAGTTAGTGGACAAACGTCGTCTGATGATGGAGGAATATAGGCAGTACAAAGACAGTGCCATTCAGCTTTACAACCAGCAGAGAGAGCTGCGCCTTCAGCTCAGAGGAG GTGTGGACACAGATGAACTGGACAGTAATGTGGAGGACTGGGAAGAAGAAACCATTGAGTTCTTCATCAATGAAGAGATCATTCCTCTCGGAGAACTGGAGTAG
- the LOC137073480 gene encoding eukaryotic translation initiation factor 3 subunit B-like isoform X5 yields MNIRRYVFLEFASPNQALEAVKNADGYKLDKQHTFRVNLFTDFDKYMNISDQWETPEKQPFKDFGNMRHWLEDADCRDQYSVIYESGERTAIFSNDPKEPMLDEERARWTETYVRWSPKGTYLATFHQRGIALWGGEKFKQIQRFSHQGVSLIDFSPCERYVVTFSPLMDTKEDPQAIIIWDILTGHKKRGFHCESSAHWPIFKWSQDGKFFARMTQDTLSIYETPSMGLLDKKSLKISGIKDFSWSPGDNIIAFWVPEEKDIPARVTLMQFPSRLEIRVRNLFNVVDCKLHWQRQGDYLCVKVDRTPRGTQGVVTNFEIFRMREKQVPVDVVEMKESIIAFAWEPNGSKFAVLHGESPRINASFYHVKSNGKIELIKMFDKQQANSIFWSPQGQFMVLAGLRSMNGALTFVDTSDCTIMYMAEHYMASDVEWDPTGRYVVTSVSWWSHKVDNAYWLWTFQGRLLQKNNKDRFCQLLWRPRPPSLLSQEQIKAIKKDLKKYSKIFEQKDRLSQSKASKELVDKRRLMMEEYRQYKDSAIQLYNQQRELRLQLRGGVDTDELDSNVEDWEEETIEFFINEEIIPLGELE; encoded by the exons atgaacatcagaag GTATGTCTTTCTGGAGTTTGCGTCCCCTAACCAGGCTCTGGAAGCAGTTAAGAATGCAGATGGTTACAAGCTGGACAAACAACACACATTCAGAGTAAATCTGTTCACCGATTTTGATAA GTACATGAACATCAGTGACCAGTGGgaaacccctgaaaaacagccATTTAAAGACTTT GGAAACATGAGGCACTGGCTTGAGGATGCCGACTGTCGGGATCAGTACAGTGTAATCTATGAATCGGGAGAAAGAACTGCCATATTTTCCAATGACCCGAAGGAGCCGATGCTGGATGAAGAGAGAGCT CGCTGGACAGAGACTTATGTCCGCTGGTCACCCAAAGGGACGTACCTGGCCACTTTTCACCAACGAGGAATTGCATTGTGGGGTGGAGAGAAATTCAAGCAGATACAAAGATTCAGCCACCAGGGTGTGTCTCTCATTGACTTCTCCCCGTGCGAGAG GTACGTGGTGACGTTCAGCCCACTGATGGACACTAAAGAGGACCCTCAAGCCATCATCATCTGGGACATCCTGACCGGACATAAGAAACGAGGCTTCCATTGTGAGAGTTCGGCACACTGGCCTATTTTTAA GTGGAGTCAGGATGGAAAATTCTTTGCCAGAATGACACAAGATACTCTCAGCATCTATGAAACCCCA TCAATGGGTCTGCTAGATAAGAAGAGTTTGAAAATAAGTGGAATAAA AGATTTCTCCTGGTCACCGGGAGACAATATCATTGCCTTTTGGGTCCCTGAAGAGAAGGACATTCCAGCCAGGGTAACGCTCATGCAGTTCCCATCCCGTTTAGAGATTCGGGTGCGGAATCTTTTCAACGTGGTGGACTGCAAGCTACACTGGCAACGGCAAGGTGACTACTTGTGTGTGAAGGTGGATCGAACGCCCAGAGGAACACAG GGTGTCGTTACAAACTTTGAGATTTTCCGCATGAGAGAGAAACAGGTTCCTGTTGATGTGGTGGAGATGAAAG AGAGCATCATTGCATTTGCCTGGGAGCCCAATGGCAGCAAGTTTGCAGTACTACATGGAGAATCACCCAGAATAAACGCATCATTTTACCACGTCAAAAGCAACGGCAAGATTGAGCTCATCA AGATGTTTGATAAGCAGCAGGCCAACAGTATCTTTTGGAGTCCTCAGGGTCAGTTCATGGTACTGGCAGGACTGCGGAG TATGAACGGTGCACTTACATTTGTGGACACGTCAGATTGTACCATTATGTATATGGCGGAGCATTACATGGCCTCTGATGTGGAATGGGACCCTACAGGCAGATATGTGGTCACTTCTGTTTCCTGGTGGAGCCACAAA GTGGACAATGCATACTGGCTTTGGACATTCCAGGGACGCCTTCTGCAAAAGAACAACAAAGACAGATTCTGCCAGTTGTTATGGAGACCACGCCCTCCTTCTTTACTCAGTCAAGAGCAAATAAAG GCCATTAAAAAGGACCTCAAGAAGTATTCAAAAATCTTTGAGCAAAAGGATAGATTGAGCCAGTCCAAAGCTTCCAAG GAGTTAGTGGACAAACGTCGTCTGATGATGGAGGAATATAGGCAGTACAAAGACAGTGCCATTCAGCTTTACAACCAGCAGAGAGAGCTGCGCCTTCAGCTCAGAGGAG GTGTGGACACAGATGAACTGGACAGTAATGTGGAGGACTGGGAAGAAGAAACCATTGAGTTCTTCATCAATGAAGAGATCATTCCTCTCGGAGAACTGGAGTAG